The Stenotrophomonas maltophilia genome includes a region encoding these proteins:
- a CDS encoding heavy metal translocating P-type ATPase, producing MSTPRTAAVPASPSTISLPIEGMTCASCVGRVEAALSKVEGVGSVSVNLATERADIRPSGPVDRAALIQAVERVGYDVPPATVELAVEGMTCASCVGRVERALLAVPGVSQASVNLATERATVRGVADTAALVAAIDKVGYAARPIEAGVQSDDEAAEKKDAERAELKHDLIVATALALPVFVLEMGSHLIPGMHEWVMATIGMQASWYLQFVLTLLVLAIPGRRFYQKGFPALLRLAPDMNSLVAVGTAAAFGYSVVATFAPRLLPPGTVNVYYEAAAVIVALILLGRFLEARAKGRTSEAIKRLVNLQAKVAHVFRDGRTVDIPVNEVQSGDMVEVRPGERVPVDGEVVEGRSYIDESMISGEPIPVEKQPGSSVVGGTVNQKGALTLRATAVGAQTMLAQIIRMVEQAQGSKLPIQAVVDKVTLWFVPAVMLAALATFLVWLIFGPSPALSFALVNAVAVLIIACPCAMGLATPTSIMVGTGRGAEMGVLFRKGEALQLLKDAQVVAVDKTGTLTEGRPRLTDLEIASGFDHGTVLAAVAAVESRSEHPIARAIVDAATEQGIALPSMVDFESVTGMGVRANVDGARVEVGADRFMRDLGVDITLFATLAAELGTQGKSPLYAAIDGRLAAIIAVSDPIKPSTPAAIAALHELGLKVAMVTGDNAGTAQAIARQLGIDEVVAEVLPEGKVEAVRRLKATHGHVAFVGDGINDAPALAEADVGLAIGTGTDIAVESADVVLMSGNLQGVPNAIALSKATLGNIRQNLFWAFAYNTALIPVAAGVLYPVWGVLLSPVFAAGAMALSSVFVLGNALRLRRFQPPMADAAAATH from the coding sequence ATGAGCACGCCGCGCACCGCTGCCGTCCCCGCCAGCCCCTCCACCATCAGCCTGCCCATCGAGGGCATGACCTGCGCCAGCTGTGTCGGCCGGGTCGAGGCGGCGCTGTCCAAGGTCGAAGGCGTGGGCAGTGTTTCGGTCAATCTGGCCACCGAGCGCGCGGATATCCGCCCGTCCGGTCCGGTCGATCGGGCCGCGTTGATCCAGGCGGTGGAGCGGGTGGGCTACGACGTGCCCCCCGCCACCGTTGAACTGGCCGTGGAAGGCATGACCTGCGCCTCCTGCGTGGGCCGCGTGGAGCGCGCGCTGCTGGCGGTGCCAGGCGTGAGCCAGGCCAGCGTGAACCTGGCGACGGAGCGTGCGACCGTGCGCGGCGTGGCTGATACGGCCGCCTTGGTTGCGGCCATCGACAAGGTCGGCTACGCCGCCCGCCCGATCGAGGCCGGTGTGCAGTCCGATGATGAAGCCGCTGAAAAGAAGGATGCCGAGCGCGCCGAACTGAAGCACGACCTGATCGTGGCGACCGCGCTGGCGCTGCCGGTGTTCGTGCTGGAGATGGGCTCGCACCTGATTCCCGGCATGCACGAATGGGTGATGGCCACCATCGGCATGCAGGCCAGCTGGTACCTGCAGTTCGTACTGACCCTCCTGGTGCTGGCCATTCCCGGCCGCCGTTTCTACCAGAAGGGGTTCCCGGCACTGCTGCGGCTGGCGCCGGACATGAATTCACTGGTAGCGGTGGGCACCGCCGCGGCGTTTGGCTACTCGGTGGTGGCGACCTTTGCACCGCGGCTGCTGCCGCCGGGCACGGTGAACGTCTACTACGAAGCGGCAGCAGTCATCGTCGCGCTGATCCTGCTCGGCCGCTTCCTCGAGGCCCGCGCCAAGGGCCGTACCTCCGAAGCGATCAAGCGTCTGGTCAACCTGCAGGCCAAGGTCGCCCATGTGTTCCGTGACGGCCGCACCGTCGACATCCCGGTCAATGAAGTGCAGAGCGGCGACATGGTGGAAGTGCGGCCGGGCGAGCGCGTGCCGGTCGATGGCGAGGTGGTTGAAGGCCGCAGCTACATCGACGAATCGATGATCAGCGGCGAGCCGATCCCGGTCGAGAAGCAGCCGGGCAGCAGCGTGGTGGGCGGTACGGTCAACCAGAAGGGCGCACTGACGTTACGTGCCACGGCGGTGGGCGCGCAGACCATGCTGGCGCAGATCATCCGCATGGTCGAACAGGCGCAGGGCTCGAAGCTGCCGATCCAGGCGGTGGTCGACAAGGTCACGCTGTGGTTCGTGCCGGCGGTGATGCTGGCCGCGCTGGCTACCTTCCTGGTCTGGTTGATCTTCGGCCCGTCACCGGCGCTGAGCTTCGCGCTGGTCAATGCGGTGGCGGTGCTGATCATTGCCTGCCCGTGCGCGATGGGGTTGGCGACGCCGACCTCGATCATGGTCGGGACCGGCCGTGGCGCTGAAATGGGCGTGCTGTTCCGCAAGGGCGAGGCGCTGCAGCTGCTGAAGGACGCGCAGGTGGTGGCGGTGGACAAGACCGGTACGCTGACCGAGGGCCGCCCGCGCTTGACCGATCTGGAGATCGCCAGCGGTTTTGACCACGGCACGGTGCTGGCGGCGGTGGCGGCGGTGGAGTCGCGCTCGGAGCATCCGATTGCCCGCGCCATCGTCGATGCAGCCACCGAGCAGGGCATCGCGCTGCCGTCGATGGTCGATTTCGAATCGGTCACCGGCATGGGCGTGCGTGCCAACGTTGATGGTGCGCGGGTGGAGGTCGGTGCCGATCGCTTCATGCGCGACCTGGGCGTGGACATCACTTTGTTCGCGACGCTGGCGGCAGAGCTGGGCACCCAGGGCAAGTCGCCGCTGTATGCCGCCATCGACGGCCGCCTGGCCGCAATCATCGCGGTATCCGATCCGATCAAGCCGAGCACGCCGGCCGCAATCGCGGCACTGCATGAGCTTGGCCTGAAGGTGGCGATGGTCACCGGTGACAACGCTGGTACCGCGCAGGCGATCGCGCGCCAGCTCGGCATCGACGAAGTGGTGGCCGAGGTGCTGCCGGAAGGCAAGGTCGAGGCGGTGCGCCGCTTGAAGGCCACGCATGGCCATGTCGCCTTCGTCGGCGACGGCATCAACGATGCGCCGGCACTGGCTGAAGCCGATGTCGGCCTGGCCATCGGGACCGGCACGGATATCGCAGTGGAATCGGCCGATGTGGTGCTGATGTCGGGCAACCTGCAGGGGGTGCCGAATGCCATCGCGCTGTCGAAGGCGACGCTGGGCAACATCCGGCAGAACCTGTTCTGGGCCTTCGCCTACAACACCGCGTTGATTCCGGTGGCCGCCGGCGTGCTATACCCGGTCTGGGGCGTGCTGCTGTCACCGGTGTTCGCGGCCGGTGCAATGGCACTGTCCAGCGTGTTCGTACTGGGCAACGCGCTGCGCCTGCGCCGTTTCCAGCCACCGATGGCGGATGCCGCCGCAGCGACCCATTGA
- the cueR gene encoding Cu(I)-responsive transcriptional regulator, whose product MNIGEAAKASSVSAKMIRYYEQIGLIPAADRTESGYRAYSQADIHRLRFIRRARDLGFQVAEITDLLGLWNDTSRHSADVKHLAEQHIADLEQRIEHMRQMADTLKSLISCCAGDERPECPILQRLGEDDQTPVPVDTAKTGAVRRRTHKH is encoded by the coding sequence ATGAACATCGGTGAAGCTGCCAAGGCCTCCAGCGTGTCGGCGAAGATGATCCGCTACTACGAACAGATCGGTCTGATTCCCGCCGCTGATAGAACCGAGTCGGGCTACCGGGCGTATTCGCAGGCGGACATCCACCGTCTGCGCTTCATTCGCCGCGCGCGCGATCTCGGCTTCCAGGTGGCCGAGATCACTGATCTTCTGGGCCTCTGGAATGACACCTCGCGGCACAGCGCCGACGTGAAGCACCTGGCCGAACAGCACATTGCCGATCTGGAACAGCGCATCGAGCACATGCGGCAGATGGCCGACACGCTGAAATCGCTGATCAGTTGTTGTGCCGGCGACGAGCGCCCGGAGTGCCCGATCCTACAGCGGCTGGGTGAGGACGATCAGACGCCGGTGCCGGTCGATACCGCGAAGACCGGTGCGGTGCGGCGGCGTACGCACAAGCATTGA
- a CDS encoding heavy-metal-associated domain-containing protein, giving the protein MEFHVDGMTCGGCARSVTRAIQQIDPNASVVADPPTGLVKVQTTASQEDVFAAVNDAGFPPRTA; this is encoded by the coding sequence ATGGAATTCCATGTCGATGGCATGACCTGCGGCGGCTGCGCGCGCAGCGTGACCCGTGCGATCCAGCAGATCGATCCCAACGCCAGCGTGGTCGCCGACCCGCCGACCGGCCTGGTCAAGGTGCAGACCACCGCATCGCAGGAAGACGTCTTCGCCGCAGTGAACGACGCAGGCTTCCCGCCGCGTACTGCCTGA
- a CDS encoding GH92 family glycosyl hydrolase codes for MRPVPSAPAVPLSSRPLARLACLLALSAMPMLLQAAPAALEREVNTFIGSKDDGNTFPGASAPFGLIQVSPIGSHYSGWRYDDEKIRGFGHSFISGAGCWEQGGQVSILPVTGSIGPGGDFDTADAKNFNHKTYAALYTHDGEIGQAGYYKVRLTSYGGIDAEATARTRAAAERYTFSQRQGEGHVLVNVGQANERHSVIGSVVDVVGDRVVEGKLVTKSFCGGHQYTTWFRIEFDRPFKAHGTWGEGGGLPGARHSMEGEQKPNGAWLSFDLAKGQSVTAISAISHVDAEGARINLRAEGMQGGALLGFDRMRALSQQSWREQLGRVRVQGGTADDRAVFYSAVYHVLLQPMTGNDADGRYRGYDDGIHRADGWTYYEYFSLWDTYRAQNQWLALTRPDVARDIGRTLLAIDEQGGWLPRWGYANFETNIMTGDPVTPFMVDLWRFGALKGRESQAWDALRRNAFGTPPLNSRMAGRSGNPTYLEKGYVVYDRAFPSKGMDVDPHHGGSATLEYALADCALSQMADGLGHAQDAATLRERGRNWRKVWDPQVRDAETGFTGFPRPRTEDGQWYTPADGHYSPRSHHGFHEGTAWQYQWLAQQDVPGLVEAMQGREQAGRRLDAFFAMDALQADPLNAARKEWVVGPYSYYNQFRYNPNNEPDLHSPWLYTLIGQPWKTAAVVRAAQQLFTNAPNGVTGNDDLGTMSAWYLFSAIGVYPAVPGSGQFLLHTPRFSKVELDMGNGRTLRIDAPGADGRRLQYVQGVQVDGQAHAPVWLDWNQLQQGPRLQFALDAKAPEQGWGTAVKDLPVSWCAAPGSQLR; via the coding sequence ATGCGTCCAGTGCCGTCCGCTCCCGCCGTCCCATTGTCCTCCCGCCCGCTGGCGCGCCTGGCCTGTCTGCTGGCGCTTTCGGCCATGCCGATGCTGCTGCAGGCCGCACCGGCGGCGCTGGAGCGCGAGGTCAACACCTTCATCGGCAGCAAGGACGACGGCAATACCTTCCCCGGCGCATCGGCACCGTTCGGCCTGATCCAGGTCAGCCCGATCGGCAGCCACTATTCGGGCTGGCGCTACGACGACGAGAAGATCCGCGGTTTCGGCCACTCCTTCATCTCCGGCGCCGGTTGCTGGGAGCAGGGCGGGCAGGTGTCGATCCTGCCGGTCACCGGCAGCATCGGTCCGGGCGGCGATTTCGATACTGCTGATGCCAAGAACTTCAACCACAAGACCTATGCCGCTTTGTACACGCATGACGGCGAGATCGGCCAGGCCGGCTATTACAAGGTGCGCCTGACCAGCTACGGCGGCATCGATGCCGAGGCCACCGCGCGTACACGTGCCGCGGCCGAGCGCTACACCTTCAGCCAGCGCCAGGGCGAGGGCCACGTGCTGGTCAACGTCGGCCAGGCCAACGAACGCCACTCGGTGATCGGCAGCGTAGTCGATGTGGTCGGCGACCGCGTGGTCGAGGGCAAGCTGGTGACCAAAAGTTTCTGCGGCGGCCATCAGTACACCACCTGGTTCCGCATCGAGTTCGACCGCCCGTTCAAGGCGCATGGCACCTGGGGCGAGGGCGGCGGCCTGCCGGGTGCGCGCCACAGCATGGAAGGCGAACAGAAGCCGAACGGTGCCTGGCTCAGCTTCGACCTCGCCAAGGGCCAGTCGGTAACGGCGATCAGCGCGATATCGCATGTGGATGCCGAAGGCGCGCGCATCAACCTGCGCGCGGAGGGCATGCAGGGCGGGGCGCTGCTCGGTTTCGACCGGATGCGCGCGCTGTCCCAGCAGTCGTGGCGCGAGCAGCTGGGCCGGGTGCGCGTGCAGGGCGGCACCGCCGACGACCGCGCTGTGTTCTACAGCGCGGTCTACCACGTGCTGCTGCAGCCGATGACCGGCAACGACGCCGACGGCCGCTACCGCGGCTATGACGATGGCATCCACCGTGCCGATGGCTGGACCTACTACGAGTACTTCTCGCTGTGGGATACCTACCGCGCGCAGAACCAGTGGCTGGCACTGACCCGCCCGGACGTGGCGCGCGACATCGGCCGTACCCTGCTGGCGATCGACGAGCAGGGCGGCTGGCTGCCGCGCTGGGGCTATGCCAACTTCGAGACCAACATCATGACCGGCGATCCGGTCACCCCGTTCATGGTCGACCTGTGGCGCTTCGGTGCGCTCAAGGGCCGAGAATCGCAGGCCTGGGATGCGCTGCGCCGCAATGCCTTCGGCACGCCGCCGCTGAACTCGCGCATGGCCGGCCGTTCCGGCAACCCGACCTACCTGGAAAAGGGCTACGTGGTCTACGACCGCGCGTTCCCGTCCAAGGGCATGGACGTCGATCCGCACCACGGCGGTTCGGCTACCTTGGAATACGCACTGGCCGACTGTGCGCTTTCGCAGATGGCCGATGGCCTCGGCCATGCGCAGGACGCGGCGACGCTGCGTGAGCGCGGCCGCAACTGGCGCAAGGTGTGGGACCCGCAGGTGCGCGACGCCGAGACCGGCTTCACCGGTTTCCCGCGCCCGCGCACCGAGGATGGCCAGTGGTACACCCCGGCCGATGGCCACTACAGCCCGCGTTCGCACCACGGTTTCCATGAGGGCACGGCGTGGCAGTACCAGTGGCTGGCGCAGCAGGACGTGCCGGGGCTGGTCGAAGCGATGCAGGGCCGCGAACAGGCCGGCCGCCGCCTCGACGCGTTCTTCGCGATGGACGCGCTGCAGGCCGATCCGCTCAACGCCGCCCGCAAGGAGTGGGTGGTCGGGCCGTACAGCTACTACAACCAGTTCCGCTACAACCCGAACAACGAGCCGGACCTGCATTCGCCGTGGCTGTACACGCTGATCGGCCAGCCGTGGAAGACCGCCGCCGTGGTGCGCGCCGCGCAGCAGTTGTTCACCAACGCGCCCAATGGCGTGACTGGCAACGACGACCTCGGCACGATGTCGGCCTGGTATCTCTTCAGCGCCATCGGCGTGTATCCGGCGGTGCCGGGCAGCGGCCAGTTCCTGCTGCACACCCCGCGCTTCAGCAAGGTGGAACTGGACATGGGCAATGGCCGGACGCTGCGCATCGACGCGCCGGGTGCCGATGGCCGCCGCCTGCAGTACGTTCAGGGCGTGCAGGTCGATGGCCAGGCGCATGCGCCGGTCTGGCTGGACTGGAACCAGCTGCAGCAGGGCCCGCGCCTGCAGTTCGCGCTTGACGCGAAGGCGCCGGAGCAGGGCTGGGGTACGGCGGTGAAGGACCTGCCGGTGTCCTGGTGCGCGGCACCGGGCAGCCAGCTGCGCTGA
- a CDS encoding LacI family DNA-binding transcriptional regulator: MNDNGSSPSKRAGKAVTVTDIARAIGVSRATVSLVLRGSPLVNVDTRAKVEAELRRQRYVYNRAAANLRRRTSSSIALVINDLSNPFFAEFASGVDEALGGRGYVTLLGSTGESPERQQAVLSTLMEHTPAGLILSPAEGSDTVQLRQALGANANVLLFNRELEGADWDFLTLDNQHGAYLATRHLIERGHRQIAFFGGHAASSSCHQRRAGFQQALAEAGLSLPPGWMIESAPNRLEAAARTDELFADGHRPSAAVCYNDTVALGLMLGLNSRGIRPGGDFAVTGFDDISEAAVAVPPLTTLTADPRERGRQAAALLLQRLDEPDAPPRRTVAPVQLRIRESSAARPN; the protein is encoded by the coding sequence ATGAACGACAACGGCAGCAGTCCCAGCAAGCGCGCCGGCAAGGCAGTGACGGTGACCGACATCGCGCGTGCCATCGGCGTGTCACGGGCGACCGTGTCGCTGGTGTTGCGCGGCAGCCCGCTGGTCAACGTCGATACCCGTGCCAAGGTCGAGGCCGAGCTGCGCCGGCAGCGCTATGTCTACAACCGCGCTGCCGCCAACCTGCGTCGACGTACCTCGTCGAGCATCGCGCTGGTGATCAACGATCTTTCCAACCCGTTCTTCGCCGAATTCGCGTCCGGCGTGGACGAGGCGCTGGGCGGACGCGGTTACGTGACCCTGCTCGGCAGCACTGGCGAATCGCCGGAGCGCCAGCAGGCCGTGCTGTCCACGTTGATGGAGCACACCCCGGCCGGCCTGATCCTGTCGCCGGCCGAGGGCAGCGATACCGTGCAGTTGCGACAGGCACTGGGTGCCAATGCCAACGTGCTGCTGTTCAACCGCGAACTGGAAGGGGCCGACTGGGACTTCCTGACCCTGGACAACCAGCACGGCGCCTATCTGGCCACGCGTCACCTGATCGAGCGCGGCCATCGCCAGATCGCCTTCTTCGGCGGCCACGCTGCATCGAGCTCGTGCCACCAGCGCCGTGCCGGTTTCCAGCAGGCGCTGGCCGAGGCCGGTCTGTCGCTGCCGCCGGGCTGGATGATCGAGTCGGCGCCGAACCGTCTGGAAGCCGCTGCGCGCACCGATGAGCTGTTTGCCGATGGCCATCGGCCGAGTGCGGCGGTCTGCTACAACGACACCGTCGCGCTGGGCCTGATGCTGGGCTTGAATTCACGGGGCATCCGTCCGGGAGGTGACTTTGCCGTTACCGGCTTCGACGATATTTCCGAGGCTGCGGTAGCGGTGCCGCCGTTGACCACGCTCACCGCCGATCCGCGCGAGCGGGGCCGGCAAGCTGCGGCGCTGCTGCTGCAACGACTGGACGAACCGGACGCGCCGCCACGGCGCACGGTCGCGCCGGTGCAGTTGCGCATCCGCGAAAGCAGTGCCGCACGACCGAACTGA